The Phyllopteryx taeniolatus isolate TA_2022b chromosome 7, UOR_Ptae_1.2, whole genome shotgun sequence genome has a segment encoding these proteins:
- the arhgap39 gene encoding rho GTPase-activating protein 39 isoform X1, whose product MAERLEWVEIIEPRTRERMYANLLTGECVWDPPAGVRIKRTGDNQWWELFDPNTSRFYYYNASTQRTVWHRPQGCDIIPLAKLQTLKQHTDGASPRHAAGATTGTGGGASADNSPGHNSGVSREGSTSSSLDQEGTDKQAGKDDAERTSPFRWNTGTKERMLIKVTDREPSFLCHQGNGFSPCDPPTPGALSGGGTASRSRRSSGGGDPAPSEPDASPVPYSERRNSPFLKRADPGGTQRRSSADSQPSSPRYAYEPPLYEEPPSEYQPPPIYEEPPSDIRLADSSSFYGTGKSPARKTSAPLYHSPKQSPYGQLVLTRQKCPEKMQSLEYSPVGKEYVKQLVYVEQSSSSPRFKTADRLLRYGTTAGYGGSYGGSYTLQHSQSLIRDPRLLLDYSGEGGEGGQRLLYEDSVSWTSGQTHSLSSSSAGPFSPGGNRKRKSRKPSLSQELARCGAADGDFGGTASEAMLAQARLAWEAQQVMKQRSSWDSGQGGGAQGSKDGYESDGAVPPPLPGPVVRAFSEDEALAQSDGHLWKRSTFERLGFPQALLEKSLSMQTSLASPETYLHPSQSEDLGACAQFEASRNARNMMPSASCGVFPEFTLRKPSSETDIENWASKHFNKHTQGLFRRKVSIANMLAWSSEPIKKPMIVTSDRNVKKEAVDIFKLIQTYMGDRRTKADPLCVALEVVVRGWSNRGLRDELYIQLCRQTTENFRYDSLERGWELMAVCLAFFPPTPRFHNYLEGYICRHMDPLNDTKGVAISSYAKHCYRKLTKAALTGAKKGLQKPSLEEIQHARNAIFSPSMFGSSLEEVMALQRERYPDHQLPWVQTRLSEEVLGLNGDQTEGIFRVPGDIDEVNALKLQVDQWKIPTGLEDPHIPGERSRPPPLQSLAPATRVGRSATENGRMDECRFPELAIFLKHSHLNVISVLVIPLCSLTATTLTRARVRATASLLKFWYRELEEPLIPHEFYDECVKNYDNADAAVQVVLGLPHINKLVLCYLIRFLQVFAQPANVSVTKMDVNNLAMVMAPNCLRCQSDDPRVIFENTRKEMSFIRLLIHALDTRFMDAVL is encoded by the exons atggccgAGAG GTTGGAGTGGGTGGAGATCATCGAGCCGCGCACGCGCGAGCGCATGTACGCCAACCTGCTGACGGGCGAGTGCGTGTGGGACCCGCCGGCGGGCGTGCGCATCAAGCGCACCGGCGACAACCAGTGGTGGGAGCTTTTCGACCCCAACACGTCACGCTTCTATTACTACAACGCCTCCACGCAGCGCACCGTCTGGCACCGCCCGCAAGGCTGCGACATCATCCCGCTGGCCAAGCTGCAGACGCTCAAGCAGCACACCGACGGCGCCAGCCCCCGCCACGCCGCCGGCGCCACCACCGGCACCGGAGGAGGCGCGTCGGCCGACAATAGTCCGGGACATAACAGCGGCGTCAGCCGGGAGGGGAGCACCTCGTCCTCTCTGGACCAGGAAGGGACAGACAAGCAGGCCGGGAAAGACGACGCAGAGCG GACGTCGCCGTTCAGGTGGAACACGGGTACGAAGGAGCGCATGCTGATCAAGGTGACGGACCGGGAGCCCAGCTTCCTGTGCCACCAGGGCAACGGTTTCTCCCCGTGCGACCCGCCCACGCCGGGGGCTCTGTCGGGCGGGGGCACGGCCTCGCGAAGCCGCCGTTCGTCCGGGGGCGGCGACCCGGCGCCCTCCGAACCCGACGCCTCCCCGGTCCCGTACTCGGAGCGCCGCAATTCTCCCTTCCTGAAGCGCGCCGATCCGGGCGGCACCCAGCGGCGCTCGTCGGCCGACTCGCAGCCGTCGTCGCCGCGCTACGCCTACGAGCCGCCGCTCTACGAGGAACCGCCCTCCGAGTACCAGCCGCCGCCCATCTACGAGGAGCCGCCCTCCGACATCCGCCTGGCCGACTCCTCCTCCTTCTACGGCACCGGAAAGTCGCCCGCCCGCAAGACCTCGGCGCCTCTCTACCACTCCCCCAAGCAGTCCCCTTACGGCCAGCTGGTTCTGACCCGCCAGAAGTGTCCGGAGAAGATGCAGAGTCTGGAGTACAGTCCGGTGGGGAAGGAGTACGTCAAGCAGCTGGTGTACGTGGAGCAGTCGTCGTCCAGCCCCCGCTTCAAGACCGCCGACCGGCTGCTGCGCTACGGCACCACGGCCGGCTACGGCGGCTCCTACGGGGGCTCCTACACCCTGCAGCACAGCCAGTCTCTGATCAGGGACCCCCGCCTGCTGCTGGACTACAGCGGCGAGGGCGGCGAGGGGGGCCAGAGGCTGCTTTACGAGGACTCTGTATCCTGGACGTCCGGCCAGACTCACTCGCTGTCCTCGTCGTCCGCCGGGCCTTTCTCCCCTGGCGGAAACCGCAAGCGCAAGAGCCGCAAGCCGTCGCTCTCCCAGGAGCTGGCCCGCTGCGGCGCCGCCGACGGGGACTTCGGGGGCACGGCGTCCGAGGCCATGCTGGCGCAGGCCCGGCTGGCGTGGGAGGCGCAGCAGGTGATGAAGCAGCGCAGCAGCTGGGACTCGGGCCAGGGCGGCGGCGCGCAGGGCTCCAAGGACGGGTACGAGAGCGACGGCGCCGTGCCGCCCCCGCTGCCGGGCCCGGTGGTGAGGGCCTTCAGCGAGGACGAGGCCCTGGCGCAGAGCGACGGACACCTCTGGAAGCGGAGCACCTTCGAGCGCCTCGGATTCCCGCAGGCCCTGCTGGAGAAGAGCCTCTCCATGCAGACCAGCCTGGCCTCGCCCGAGACGTACCTCCACCCCTCACAG TCGGAGGACTTGGGAGCCTGCGCCCAGTTTGAGGCCAGTCGCAACGCCAGGAACATGATGCCGAGCGCCAGCTGCGGCGTTTTCCCGGAATTCACCCTGAGGAAGCCGTCCTCCGAGACCGACATCGAGAACTGGGCGTCCAAGCACTTCAACAAACACACGCAG gGCTTGTTCAGGAGGAAGGTGTCGATCGCCAACATGCTGGCGTGGAGCAGCGAGCCAATCAAGAAGCCCATGATCGTCACGTCGGACCGCAACGTCAAGAAGGAGGCGGTGGACATCTTCAAGCTCATCCAGACCTACATGGGCGACCGACGCACCAAAGCCGACCCCCTCTGCGTGGCCTTGGAG GTGGTGGTCCGCGGGTGGAGCAACCGGGGCCTCCGCGACGAGCTGTACATCCAGCTGTGCCGCCAGACCACCGAGAACTTCCGCTACGACAGCCTGGAGCGCGGCTGGGAGCTGATGGCCGTCTGCCTGGCCTTCTTCCCGCCCACGCCGCGCTTCCACAACTATTTGGAGGGCTACATCTGCAGACATATGGACCCCCTGAACGACACCAAGG GAGTTGCTATTAGCAGCTACGCTAAACACTGCTACAGGAAGCTAACCAAGGCGGCGCTGACCGGAGCCAAGAAG GGTCTTCAGAAGCCGTCCCTTGAGgagatccagcacgcccgcaacgcCATCTTCAGCCCGTCCATGTTCGGCTCTTCCCTGGAGGAGGTCATGGCCCTGCAGAGGGAGCGCTACCCGGACCACCAGCTGCCCTGGGTCCAGACCCGCCTGTCCGAGGAGGTCCTGGGCCTCAACGGGGACCAGACGGAGGGCATTTTCAG GGTTCCGGGAGACATCGACGAGGTGAACGCTCTCAAGCTACAAGTGGACCAGTGGAAGATCCCCACGGGACTCGAAGACCCTCACATTCCGGGTGAGCGCTCACGTCCGCCACCTTTACAATCACTGGCGCCCGCCACCCGCGTggggagaagcgcgacagaaaatggaaggatggatgaatgccGTTTCCCTGAGTTAGCCATCTTTTTAAAACACTCCCATCTTAATGTTATTTCTGTTTTGGTCATTCCATTGTGTTCGTTAACTGCAACGACTTTGACGCGTGCTCGCGTACGCGCAACAGCGTCGCTGCTGAAGTTTTGGTACCGCGAGCTGGAGGAGCCGCTCATCCCGCACGAGTTCTACGACGAGTGCGTCAAGAACTACGACAACGCCGACGCCGCCGTCCAAGTGGTGCTGGGACTGCCGCACATCAACAAACTGGTGCTATGCTACCTCATACGCTTCCTGCAG GTGTTCGCGCAGCCGGCCAACGTGTCGGTGACCAAGATGGACGTCAACAACCTGGCCATGGTGATGGCGCCCAACTGCCTGCGCTGCCAGTCGGACGACCCTCGCGTCATCTTCGAGAACACGCGCAAGGAGATGTCCTTCATCAGGCTCCTCATACACGCGCTCGACACCCGATTCATGGACGCCGTCCTATAG
- the arhgap39 gene encoding rho GTPase-activating protein 39 isoform X2 — protein sequence MAERLEWVEIIEPRTRERMYANLLTGECVWDPPAGVRIKRTGDNQWWELFDPNTSRFYYYNASTQRTVWHRPQGCDIIPLAKLQTLKQHTDGASPRHAAGATTGTGGGASADNSPGHNSGVSREGSTSSSLDQEGTDKQAGKDDAERTSPFRWNTGTKERMLIKVTDREPSFLCHQGNGFSPCDPPTPGALSGGGTASRSRRSSGGGDPAPSEPDASPVPYSERRNSPFLKRADPGGTQRRSSADSQPSSPRYAYEPPLYEEPPSEYQPPPIYEEPPSDIRLADSSSFYGTGKSPARKTSAPLYHSPKQSPYGQLVLTRQKCPEKMQSLEYSPVGKEYVKQLVYVEQSSSSPRFKTADRLLRYGTTAGYGGSYGGSYTLQHSQSLIRDPRLLLDYSGEGGEGGQRLLYEDSVSWTSGQTHSLSSSSAGPFSPGGNRKRKSRKPSLSQELARCGAADGDFGGTASEAMLAQARLAWEAQQVMKQRSSWDSGQGGGAQGSKDGYESDGAVPPPLPGPVVRAFSEDEALAQSDGHLWKRSTFERLGFPQALLEKSLSMQTSLASPETYLHPSQSEDLGACAQFEASRNARNMMPSASCGVFPEFTLRKPSSETDIENWASKHFNKHTQGLFRRKVSIANMLAWSSEPIKKPMIVTSDRNVKKEAVDIFKLIQTYMGDRRTKADPLCVALEVVVRGWSNRGLRDELYIQLCRQTTENFRYDSLERGWELMAVCLAFFPPTPRFHNYLEGYICRHMDPLNDTKGVAISSYAKHCYRKLTKAALTGAKKGLQKPSLEEIQHARNAIFSPSMFGSSLEEVMALQRERYPDHQLPWVQTRLSEEVLGLNGDQTEGIFRVPGDIDEVNALKLQVDQWKIPTGLEDPHIPASLLKFWYRELEEPLIPHEFYDECVKNYDNADAAVQVVLGLPHINKLVLCYLIRFLQVFAQPANVSVTKMDVNNLAMVMAPNCLRCQSDDPRVIFENTRKEMSFIRLLIHALDTRFMDAVL from the exons atggccgAGAG GTTGGAGTGGGTGGAGATCATCGAGCCGCGCACGCGCGAGCGCATGTACGCCAACCTGCTGACGGGCGAGTGCGTGTGGGACCCGCCGGCGGGCGTGCGCATCAAGCGCACCGGCGACAACCAGTGGTGGGAGCTTTTCGACCCCAACACGTCACGCTTCTATTACTACAACGCCTCCACGCAGCGCACCGTCTGGCACCGCCCGCAAGGCTGCGACATCATCCCGCTGGCCAAGCTGCAGACGCTCAAGCAGCACACCGACGGCGCCAGCCCCCGCCACGCCGCCGGCGCCACCACCGGCACCGGAGGAGGCGCGTCGGCCGACAATAGTCCGGGACATAACAGCGGCGTCAGCCGGGAGGGGAGCACCTCGTCCTCTCTGGACCAGGAAGGGACAGACAAGCAGGCCGGGAAAGACGACGCAGAGCG GACGTCGCCGTTCAGGTGGAACACGGGTACGAAGGAGCGCATGCTGATCAAGGTGACGGACCGGGAGCCCAGCTTCCTGTGCCACCAGGGCAACGGTTTCTCCCCGTGCGACCCGCCCACGCCGGGGGCTCTGTCGGGCGGGGGCACGGCCTCGCGAAGCCGCCGTTCGTCCGGGGGCGGCGACCCGGCGCCCTCCGAACCCGACGCCTCCCCGGTCCCGTACTCGGAGCGCCGCAATTCTCCCTTCCTGAAGCGCGCCGATCCGGGCGGCACCCAGCGGCGCTCGTCGGCCGACTCGCAGCCGTCGTCGCCGCGCTACGCCTACGAGCCGCCGCTCTACGAGGAACCGCCCTCCGAGTACCAGCCGCCGCCCATCTACGAGGAGCCGCCCTCCGACATCCGCCTGGCCGACTCCTCCTCCTTCTACGGCACCGGAAAGTCGCCCGCCCGCAAGACCTCGGCGCCTCTCTACCACTCCCCCAAGCAGTCCCCTTACGGCCAGCTGGTTCTGACCCGCCAGAAGTGTCCGGAGAAGATGCAGAGTCTGGAGTACAGTCCGGTGGGGAAGGAGTACGTCAAGCAGCTGGTGTACGTGGAGCAGTCGTCGTCCAGCCCCCGCTTCAAGACCGCCGACCGGCTGCTGCGCTACGGCACCACGGCCGGCTACGGCGGCTCCTACGGGGGCTCCTACACCCTGCAGCACAGCCAGTCTCTGATCAGGGACCCCCGCCTGCTGCTGGACTACAGCGGCGAGGGCGGCGAGGGGGGCCAGAGGCTGCTTTACGAGGACTCTGTATCCTGGACGTCCGGCCAGACTCACTCGCTGTCCTCGTCGTCCGCCGGGCCTTTCTCCCCTGGCGGAAACCGCAAGCGCAAGAGCCGCAAGCCGTCGCTCTCCCAGGAGCTGGCCCGCTGCGGCGCCGCCGACGGGGACTTCGGGGGCACGGCGTCCGAGGCCATGCTGGCGCAGGCCCGGCTGGCGTGGGAGGCGCAGCAGGTGATGAAGCAGCGCAGCAGCTGGGACTCGGGCCAGGGCGGCGGCGCGCAGGGCTCCAAGGACGGGTACGAGAGCGACGGCGCCGTGCCGCCCCCGCTGCCGGGCCCGGTGGTGAGGGCCTTCAGCGAGGACGAGGCCCTGGCGCAGAGCGACGGACACCTCTGGAAGCGGAGCACCTTCGAGCGCCTCGGATTCCCGCAGGCCCTGCTGGAGAAGAGCCTCTCCATGCAGACCAGCCTGGCCTCGCCCGAGACGTACCTCCACCCCTCACAG TCGGAGGACTTGGGAGCCTGCGCCCAGTTTGAGGCCAGTCGCAACGCCAGGAACATGATGCCGAGCGCCAGCTGCGGCGTTTTCCCGGAATTCACCCTGAGGAAGCCGTCCTCCGAGACCGACATCGAGAACTGGGCGTCCAAGCACTTCAACAAACACACGCAG gGCTTGTTCAGGAGGAAGGTGTCGATCGCCAACATGCTGGCGTGGAGCAGCGAGCCAATCAAGAAGCCCATGATCGTCACGTCGGACCGCAACGTCAAGAAGGAGGCGGTGGACATCTTCAAGCTCATCCAGACCTACATGGGCGACCGACGCACCAAAGCCGACCCCCTCTGCGTGGCCTTGGAG GTGGTGGTCCGCGGGTGGAGCAACCGGGGCCTCCGCGACGAGCTGTACATCCAGCTGTGCCGCCAGACCACCGAGAACTTCCGCTACGACAGCCTGGAGCGCGGCTGGGAGCTGATGGCCGTCTGCCTGGCCTTCTTCCCGCCCACGCCGCGCTTCCACAACTATTTGGAGGGCTACATCTGCAGACATATGGACCCCCTGAACGACACCAAGG GAGTTGCTATTAGCAGCTACGCTAAACACTGCTACAGGAAGCTAACCAAGGCGGCGCTGACCGGAGCCAAGAAG GGTCTTCAGAAGCCGTCCCTTGAGgagatccagcacgcccgcaacgcCATCTTCAGCCCGTCCATGTTCGGCTCTTCCCTGGAGGAGGTCATGGCCCTGCAGAGGGAGCGCTACCCGGACCACCAGCTGCCCTGGGTCCAGACCCGCCTGTCCGAGGAGGTCCTGGGCCTCAACGGGGACCAGACGGAGGGCATTTTCAG GGTTCCGGGAGACATCGACGAGGTGAACGCTCTCAAGCTACAAGTGGACCAGTGGAAGATCCCCACGGGACTCGAAGACCCTCACATTCCGG CGTCGCTGCTGAAGTTTTGGTACCGCGAGCTGGAGGAGCCGCTCATCCCGCACGAGTTCTACGACGAGTGCGTCAAGAACTACGACAACGCCGACGCCGCCGTCCAAGTGGTGCTGGGACTGCCGCACATCAACAAACTGGTGCTATGCTACCTCATACGCTTCCTGCAG GTGTTCGCGCAGCCGGCCAACGTGTCGGTGACCAAGATGGACGTCAACAACCTGGCCATGGTGATGGCGCCCAACTGCCTGCGCTGCCAGTCGGACGACCCTCGCGTCATCTTCGAGAACACGCGCAAGGAGATGTCCTTCATCAGGCTCCTCATACACGCGCTCGACACCCGATTCATGGACGCCGTCCTATAG